TatgtacatattatatatttagatagaaATTTGTATCTAGTTGATTTAAAGTCTGAATTTGTGTATTTCGAGTAtgatatttattgataaatagGTGATTGATCGGCTGTTGTTGTTATTACATggtttcagaaagaaaaaagaatgtcGACGGTCGGAGAGCTTGCTTGCAGCTACGCTGTTATGATCCTCGAGGACGAGGGTATTGCTATCACGGTTGGTGTTCCTTTTTTTCTGTTATTTATCAGATTGTCCAATTGAGATGAATTATTAGGAGTTGTGTCTGTTTGTTTCGTAATTGAAAGCTTAGTTAAAAGCtgtcttgcttttttttttctctctatgATGTTTGTTAGGCCGACAAGATCGCTACATTGGTCAAATCTGCTGGTGTGGAGATTGAGTCATACTGGCCAATGCTATTCGCCAAGATGGCTGAGAAGCGTAACGTTACTGACCTCATCATGAACGTTGGTGCTGGTGGCGGAGGTGGTGCTCCAGTTTCAGCTGCTGCCCCAGCTGCCGGTGGTGGTGCTGCCGCGGCTGCACCTGCcgctgaggagaagaagaaggtaaagATAAGGAgcaacaatatatattatattatatagtttggtTATTGAC
The Raphanus sativus cultivar WK10039 chromosome 1, ASM80110v3, whole genome shotgun sequence DNA segment above includes these coding regions:
- the LOC108837984 gene encoding 60S acidic ribosomal protein P1-3 — protein: MSTVGELACSYAVMILEDEGIAITADKIATLVKSAGVEIESYWPMLFAKMAEKRNVTDLIMNVGAGGGGGAPVSAAAPAAGGGAAAAAPAAEEKKKEEVAEESDGDLGFGLFD